A window of Macrotis lagotis isolate mMagLag1 chromosome X, bilby.v1.9.chrom.fasta, whole genome shotgun sequence contains these coding sequences:
- the LOC141502859 gene encoding vomeronasal type-1 receptor 4-like, producing the protein MKPIHLIFTQMNLANLMMFLGKGPDILINMGLENIMNVNECKVLNYLYRPALALSICFTCYLSTFQAIIISSSVSRLGKFKPWVLDHIIHACLFLWIFNLLLEIPVIFSMTGPRQLNNITSELNFGYCSLERDINHIYWMMTLRNIFVIVLIIWFCCYLVYMLYRHYQKVNIICSSSISIRTFPEVIATQTTLLLVSLFVFFYSLISLCSISLTFLYQQRFCLLPICTILSLCFPTLSPFVLSPQGSWISLSFWAGKNILPI; encoded by the coding sequence ATGAAACCTATACATTTGATTTTTACCCAAATGAACTTGGCCAACCTCATGATGTTCCTTGGTAAAGGACCGGATATACTGATAAATATGGGGCTGGAGAATATCATGAATGTAAATGAGTGTAAAGTTCTCAATTATCTTTACAGACCGGCCCTAGCACTTTCAATTTGCTTCACCTGCTACCTTTCTACCTTTCAGGCCATCATCATCAGTTCTAGTGTCTCCAGGCTGGGAAAATTCAAACCTTGGGTCCTAGATCATATCATTCATGCTTGTCTTTTCCTCTGGATCTTCAATCTGCTTTTAGAAATTCCTGTAATTTTTTCTATGACAGGTCCAAGACAACTAAACAATATTACTTCTGAGCTTAACTTTGGATACTGTTCTCTTGAAAGAGATATAAATCATATTTACTGGATGATGACTCTTAGAAATATATTCGTTATAGTGCTCATAATCTGGTTCTGTTGCTACCTTGTATACATGCTATACAGACACTACCAGAAAGTGAATATCATTTGTAGCAGCAGCATCTCAATCAGGACTTTCCCTGAAGTCATAGCCACCCAAACCACCTTGCTGTTGGTGAgtctctttgtcttcttttacTCACTCATTTCTTTGTGTTCAATTTCTCTAACCTTTTTATATCAACAACGGTTCTGCCTGTTGCCTATATGCACTATTCTGTCTCTATGTTTCCCAACTCTTAGCCCCTTTGTGCTGAGTCCCCAGGGATCCTGGATATCCCTTAGTTTCTGGGCAGGGAAAAACATCCTTCCTATTTAA